From Vanacampus margaritifer isolate UIUO_Vmar chromosome 8, RoL_Vmar_1.0, whole genome shotgun sequence, a single genomic window includes:
- the LOC144056702 gene encoding serine/threonine-protein kinase 35-like gives MSTVGDNWRRRTRSFRASYKLTGGRGNEPAVLRCLSEANAEGDHEMEDDIGFFKQGDLERKVMAPRYSLLREIGRGTYGVVYEAVARRSGARVAVKKLRCDAPENVELALQEFWALTSLEKRHQNVVQLEECVLQRNEMAQKMSHGNKRSKQYLRLVETSLKGERVLKPSEEPCYLWFVMEFCEGGDLNQFILSRRPDSHTNNSFMLQLTSAVAFLHENKIVHRDLKPDNILISERSGAPVLKVADFGLSKVCAGLANVTEGKEVEDKSKNVNVNKFWLSSTCGSDFYMAPEVWEGHYTAKADIFALGIIIWAMLERITFIDAESKRELLGTYVRQGADIVPVGEALLENPKMVLNIPQKRRSCMSDGVRKLLLDMLAVNPQDRPDAFQLQTRMDQVMGPV, from the exons ATGAGTACAGTTGGCGACAACTGGCGAAGACGCACGAGGAGCTTTCGAGCCAGCTACAAGCTAACAGGAGGACGAGGTAACGAGCCAGCCGTGCTACGATGCCTGAGCGAGGCCAACGCAGAAGGGGATCATGAGATGGAAGACGATATTGGCTTCTTCAAGCAGGGTGACTTGGAGAGAAAGGTCATGGCCCCGCGCTACAGCCTGCTCCGCGAAATCGGGAGGGGCACGTATGGTGTCGTGTACGAAGCGGTAGCCAGGAGGTCTGGTGCCCGGGTAGCCGTGAAGAAGCTTCGATGCGACGCACCGGAAAACGTCGAGCTCGCCCTCCAGGAGTTTTGGGCGCTAACAAGTTTGGAGAAACGCCACCAAAATGTTGTCCAATTGGAAGAGTGTGTGCTACAAAGGAACGAAATGGCTCAAAAAATGAGCCATGGGAACAAACGGTCAAAACAGTATCTGCGGCTTGTGGAAACATCTCTCaaag GTGAGAGAGTGCTGAAGCCATCAGAAGAGCCATGTTACTTGTGGTTTGTCATGGAGTTTTGTGAAGGAGGTGACCTCAACCAGTTCATCCTGTCTCGGCGGCCTGACTCGCATACCAACAACAGTTTTATGCTGCAGCTTACCAGTGCTGTGGCTTTCTTACATGAGAACAAGATTGTTCACAGAGACCTCAAACCGGACAATATCCTCATCTCGGAGAGATCAGGGGCTCCTGTCCTCAAGGTTGCAGATTTTGGCCTGAGCAAAGTGTGTGCAGGTTTAGCAAATGTCACAGAGGGCAAAGAAGTTGAggacaaaagcaaaaatgtcaatgtcaaCAAGTTTTGGTTGTCATCGACTTGTGGCTCCGACTTCTACATGGCTCCTGAAGTCTGGGAGGGTCACTATACAGCCAAGGCTGACATATTTGCTCTAGGCATCATCATTTGGGCCATGTTGGAGAGAATCACTTTTATTGATGCAGAGTCCAAGCGAGAGCTCCTTGGAACCTATGTGAGACAAGGAGCAGACATTGTACCTGTGGGTGAGGCGCTACTAGAAAATCCAAAGATGGTCCTGAACATCCCCCAGAAGCGCAGGTCATGCATGTCGGACGGAGTGAGGAAGCTGCTGCTGGACATGCTTGCTGTCAACCCTCAGGACCGGCCAGATGCTTTCCAGCTCCAGACAAGAATGG